The genome window TTTCAAAGCTTCGAACTCACCCTCGTCATTTTTCCAGCGATCCATAACAGCGCGACCGGAAACCATCACGCGCATGCCTTTCTGCAACAGCTGTGAATAATGCTCCGCGTCTTTGTGCCACCACTCCACGTTTGCCCAGAACCCGCCACGGTCCTCGTAGCCACCTTTACCGTCTGGAATCGAATTGTCGAAGTAGACGTTGATCCGCACGAGCCGACGCGGATCCTTGTTGCCGTTGGGGAACTCTTTGAATTCCGGTGCGGAGCCGATATTGCCTTCCCAGCCTTGTACGGACGTGCCCATGAGTAGTCTCCGAGGTTATTGGTGTTGCGTTGAGGTGGTAGGCTGCTGCAGGCGAGCGGCATACACGGCCTCTGCCTGGCCCATTTTTTCTGCGCACTCGGCGGCCTGTTTGGTGATCGAGTGCAGCAAACTCATCTGCATGTTCAAAGTGATGCGCTGCAGCTCCATCGCGTAAAGATCCTGCAGCATGGATTCCGGTGTTCTGGGTGAACCCATCATTTCTACCCAAACCCCTACGCCCATACGCCGATCTGTCACCTGCTGCCATCTCAAAAACTGGGTACCAGCTTGGGTGTTCTGTTCAGTCAACCGCACTGGAACAAGGGTGAATGGATATCGGCGGGCCTGGCTCAGCACTTCCTGGGCAAGAGCTTTTAAGTCCGATTCTTGAGCTCGGCAAAGATCGGCAAATTGGGTCAGCTCCCCCTTACCTTTAAAAGGCTTTAAAAGGCCTTTTAGTGAGGCTGCCTGTTGCAGTCGCTGAAAGGCTTCCTGTTGCAGCGGCCGAAAGGCGGTCTGTTGCAGCGACCCATGATTGGAGGGAATTTGGCCCATGCTCTTTAACCCTCAACGGAGTCATCGAGATGATCATCCGTCTCGGTTTGCTTCTGACCGCGGATGATCGGTGGAGCGAAATTCGAACGGCGGGTGCCTTCCAAGATGTCCTGTGGCAGCTCACCGTAGCGCTCGTACATTTTGCGGGCTGCTTCAGCTTTGGCATTGTTTGCTGCAAAGTCGTCGCGAGCAGCGCCTGAGTATTTATAGATCTGGGCCAGGCCAAACAGTCTCCGCAGTACCGCTGCGCCTTCATCAATCCAGGTTTCCATATCGTGCCGGCCAACAAGGCCAACGTGCTGGGCCAGCAAAATGCGTCTGACAATTTCGTCGTAGTTCGTCAGCAGGTACACGGCCTGAAATCCGAGGGGATTGGAGATGTACAGCGGGAGGCTGACAGGCTGGATCGACAGGTTTTCGCTAATGCTGATGGCCGGCGGAAGGGAGGCCATGGCTTTGTCGAGGCGATCTTCGATGGTCTTTAACGCTTCCTTGGAATCGTTGATCTTCTCTTCGAGGAGGATCATCCACCAGTCAGAGTAGGGATCATCCTGTTGGGCGCCACGAGACATCCGATTGACGACAGTGCAGAACCCTGACAGACCGATGATGCCGGCTTTGAGGTCATTTTTAGGGCGCCCCATCCATATACGAGCGGCGTGGTGAGTGTGAAGGGTGAGCTTCACATCGCTGCGCAGTGAACCGATGTTGAGCCGGAAGTTATCAGCCATGGTGCAGTGTTTCCTTGGGAAGAGGATTGACGTACCCATGCTGCAATTTGGCTATAGGAGACGCAGCATTAAATGCGTAGCCCGATGGAAGGGGATTTGTTGATGCTTCTATATATAGGAAGAGATGTAACTCGCAAGTGAGCTGATGACCTCCACTGATGCCGGATCCTGTGGGGGTGTTGCGGGCCGCAACACTTACATGGCTGCCACCACCGATGCCGGATTCTGCGAAGGTGGTGCGGCCCGCACCACTTACATGGATGCGACCATCGATGCCGGATTCTGCCGGGGTGATGTGGGCCGCATCATCTTTATTGCTGCCGGCACCGGTATCGGATCCTGCTGAGGTGGTGCGGGCCGCACCACTTGCGTGTCGGCCACCATCGATGCCGGATTCTGCCGGAGTGGTGTGGGCCGCATCATCTGAATTGCTGCCGGCACCGGTATCGGATCCTGCTGAGGTGGTGCGGGCCGCACCACTTGCATGGTTGCCACCATCGATGCCGGATTCTGCCGGGGTGGTGTGGGCCGCATCATCTGTATTGCTGCCGGCACCAGTATCGGATCCTGCTGAGGTGGTGCGGGCCGCACCACTTGCATGGTTGCCACCATCGATGCCGGACCCTGCCGAGGTGGTGCGGGCCGCACCACTTGCATGGCTGCCACCATCGATGCCGGATCCTGACAAGGTGTTGTGGGCCACAACACTTGCTGTGTCGTCGGTCCAGATTCCGGCCATGGCCGGTGTGCTGTTGGCCGCGTTACCTCGATGAACTCGTTTTCCGCCTAACATCACGGATGTGTACCCCGATTAGGCTTCAGCAGATGCAACATTCCGCTGAGTGTGTGTTTTGCGGTTTGTATCGACTCAGGGCTACGGGGGGGTTGAGTTACCGTCTTCGTCGGCTGCTCTGTGCCCTCTGGCGGGGTTGAAGCGTCTTGACGCTCGTGGCTCGCTTTTGCCTTGTCGTCAGGGTTCCATTGACTGTTGAAATCGCCGCGAACGGCCATTCCGACGAGTGTCATCAAGTAACCCAGCGGGTTACGGACACCTCCCGAGTCACAGCGGTGGACCCATTGTTTGATGAGCGCCGGTTTCAACTCTGCTGGAACCTTTTGCAGCGCCATGACCGCGTTCTGTTTTTGTTCGACCGGTAGACGATGCAGTGCACCGAGTAAATCGGCAGCCATGTCGTTTGGTGTGGGCGGTACATGTACAGAGCTTTTACAAACATCTTTGTGTGTATCTGTATACGTACTATATGAGTTCGGATGCCGAACTAAGTCCGAACTCAGGGATTTACGGCTGAGTTCGGCATCCGAACTCTGCTTCAAAGCGATTCGCTCTTGGTCTTTTTTACTGAGTTCGGTATCCGAACTCAGTGGAGATAGAGCTATATTTTGCTGAGTTCGGATTCCGAACTCAGCCGCTTTGATAACGACTGGAGCCTGCGCTTTGGTCCAGGCCTGGCTATTCATTCGGGATTCGATGATGTCCAGCCGGCTAGGTAAGCGTTGGCCAACGTCAGGATCAGCTGCAAATTCCTTCCAGGCAATTTCCGCTACTTCGCGAATCACCTTGGTCTGGTGCTGCATTGACTGCGCGAGTAGCTGCAAGTAGTCCTTGTCGAACTCTAGAGCTTCGGCCGGTGTGACCGGTTCGTCATGAAGCAGGTAGACATTGCCTTGCACTTGTCCGCTCAGGTCATTGCGCACCCGTCGCCCCAGGCTAAGCCAACGGGTTAGCCGTAGGGTCACTAATGCTTTTGATACAGTTTCACGTGATGCCGGCCTACCGGGTTGCATACCCAAATATGGCCGCAGCTGGTCATAGGTAGGGAACGCCGTAAGGCCGTCGTCATTGATCAGTAGGCGAAATACCT of Pseudomonas fluorescens contains these proteins:
- a CDS encoding single-stranded DNA-binding protein, which produces MGTSVQGWEGNIGSAPEFKEFPNGNKDPRRLVRINVYFDNSIPDGKGGYEDRGGFWANVEWWHKDAEHYSQLLQKGMRVMVSGRAVMDRWKNDEGEFEALKIQASRVGMLPHRVTMVNLAPSQGQNSQQSSRPQAAPQPSPGSDGYPDPDEPF
- a CDS encoding DUF3158 family protein — encoded protein: MGQIPSNHGSLQQTAFRPLQQEAFQRLQQAASLKGLLKPFKGKGELTQFADLCRAQESDLKALAQEVLSQARRYPFTLVPVRLTEQNTQAGTQFLRWQQVTDRRMGVGVWVEMMGSPRTPESMLQDLYAMELQRITLNMQMSLLHSITKQAAECAEKMGQAEAVYAARLQQPTTSTQHQ
- a CDS encoding PFL_4669 family integrating conjugative element protein, which translates into the protein MADNFRLNIGSLRSDVKLTLHTHHAARIWMGRPKNDLKAGIIGLSGFCTVVNRMSRGAQQDDPYSDWWMILLEEKINDSKEALKTIEDRLDKAMASLPPAISISENLSIQPVSLPLYISNPLGFQAVYLLTNYDEIVRRILLAQHVGLVGRHDMETWIDEGAAVLRRLFGLAQIYKYSGAARDDFAANNAKAEAARKMYERYGELPQDILEGTRRSNFAPPIIRGQKQTETDDHLDDSVEG
- a CDS encoding STY4528 family pathogenicity island replication protein, yielding MRLSRLPLSTLLDSASGHLEAHLLQKKESAPPGIEGAPPYSGIIFSGNPHETVPRRLLLDDRLTPLERNTWQVFRLLINDDGLTAFPTYDQLRPYLGMQPGRPASRETVSKALVTLRLTRWLSLGRRVRNDLSGQVQGNVYLLHDEPVTPAEALEFDKDYLQLLAQSMQHQTKVIREVAEIAWKEFAADPDVGQRLPSRLDIIESRMNSQAWTKAQAPVVIKAAEFGIRTQQNIALSPLSSDTELSKKDQERIALKQSSDAELSRKSLSSDLVRHPNSYSTYTDTHKDVCKSSVHVPPTPNDMAADLLGALHRLPVEQKQNAVMALQKVPAELKPALIKQWVHRCDSGGVRNPLGYLMTLVGMAVRGDFNSQWNPDDKAKASHERQDASTPPEGTEQPTKTVTQPPRSPESIQTAKHTLSGMLHLLKPNRGTHP